In the genome of Notamacropus eugenii isolate mMacEug1 chromosome 5, mMacEug1.pri_v2, whole genome shotgun sequence, one region contains:
- the HMGCL gene encoding hydroxymethylglutaryl-CoA lyase, mitochondrial isoform X2 yields MWPVWRASRRLRMVGLSSLRAIGSSSLPAFPKKVKIVEVGPRDGLQNEKHILPSQLKIRLIDMLSEAGLPVIEATSFVSPKWVPQMADHAEVLQGIKKFPGISYPVLTPNLTGFQAAVAAGAKEVAIFGAASELFTKKNINCSIDESLERFEKVLSAAKAANIPVRGYVSCVLGCPYEGKISPTKVAEVAKKLYSMGCFEISLGDTIGVGTVVGMKDMLSAVMKEVPVSALAIHCHDTYGQALTNILMALQMGVTVVDSAVAGLGGCPYAEGASGNVATEDLLYMLNGLGIETGVSLPKLLEAGKFICKALNRKSSSKVAQATFSSRL; encoded by the exons ATGTGGCCGGTTTGGAGAGCGTCGCGGCGGCTTAGGATGGTTGGGTTGTCTTCCCTGCGGGCT ATCGGCTCCTCCAGCTTACCTGCATTCCCAAAGAAGGTTAAAATCGTGGAGGTCGGCCCTCGAGATGgtctgcaaaatgaaaag CATATTTTACCTTCGCAGTTGAAAATCAGGCTGATAGATAtgttgtctgaggcaggactcccCGTCATTGAGGCCACCAGCTTCGTGTCGCCCAAGTGGGTGCCCCAG ATGGCAGATCATGCTGAAGTCCTGCAAGGCATCAAGAAGTTTCCTGGCATTTCCTACCCAGTCCTGACCCCCAATCTCACAGGCTTCCAGGCAGCG GTCGCTGCAGGGGCCAAGGAAGTGGCCATCTTTGGAGCTGCCTCAGAGCTCTTCACCAAAAAGAACATCAACTGCTCCATTGATGAGAGCTTAGAGCGCTTTGAGAAAGTCCTGAGTGCAGCGAAAGCTGCCAACATTCCTGTCCGAGG GTACGTGTCCTGCGTGCTTGGATGCCCATATGAAGGGAAAATCTCCCCAACCAAAGTAGCTGAG GTGGCTAAGAAGCTATACTCAATGGGCTGCTTTGAGATCTCACTGGGTGACACCATTGGCGTGGGCACCGTGGTTGGCATGAAGGATATGCTGTCTGCTGTCATGAAGGAGGTACCAGTGAGTGCCCTGGCCATCCACTGCCATGACACTTATGGACAAGCCCTCACTAACATCTTAATGGCTCTTcag ATGGGAGTGACTGTGGTGGATTCAGCagtggctgggcttgggggctgCCCATATGCTGAGGGTGCATCGGGAAATGTGGCAACAGAAGACCTTCTGTACATGCTGAATGGACTGGGGATAGAAACA GGGGTGAGCCTTCCGAAGTTGTTGGAAGCTGGAAAATTTATCTGCAAGGCCCTGAATAGAAAAAGCAGTTCCAAAGTGGCCCAGGCCACTTTCAGCTCCAGGCTGTGA
- the HMGCL gene encoding hydroxymethylglutaryl-CoA lyase, mitochondrial isoform X1 has protein sequence MWPVWRASRRLRMVGLSSLRAIGSSSLPAFPKKVKIVEVGPRDGLQNEKHILPSQLKIRLIDMLSEAGLPVIEATSFVSPKWVPQMADHAEVLQGIKKFPGISYPVLTPNLTGFQAAVAAGAKEVAIFGAASELFTKKNINCSIDESLERFEKVLSAAKAANIPVRGYVSCVLGCPYEGKISPTKVAEVAKKLYSMGCFEISLGDTIGVGTVVGMKDMLSAVMKEVPVSALAIHCHDTYGQALTNILMALQMGVTVVDSAVAGLGGCPYAEGASGNVATEDLLYMLNGLGIETGPGIFLHKIKEEKEIKKKNPNQTSPDYVDALEAAELIGW, from the exons ATGTGGCCGGTTTGGAGAGCGTCGCGGCGGCTTAGGATGGTTGGGTTGTCTTCCCTGCGGGCT ATCGGCTCCTCCAGCTTACCTGCATTCCCAAAGAAGGTTAAAATCGTGGAGGTCGGCCCTCGAGATGgtctgcaaaatgaaaag CATATTTTACCTTCGCAGTTGAAAATCAGGCTGATAGATAtgttgtctgaggcaggactcccCGTCATTGAGGCCACCAGCTTCGTGTCGCCCAAGTGGGTGCCCCAG ATGGCAGATCATGCTGAAGTCCTGCAAGGCATCAAGAAGTTTCCTGGCATTTCCTACCCAGTCCTGACCCCCAATCTCACAGGCTTCCAGGCAGCG GTCGCTGCAGGGGCCAAGGAAGTGGCCATCTTTGGAGCTGCCTCAGAGCTCTTCACCAAAAAGAACATCAACTGCTCCATTGATGAGAGCTTAGAGCGCTTTGAGAAAGTCCTGAGTGCAGCGAAAGCTGCCAACATTCCTGTCCGAGG GTACGTGTCCTGCGTGCTTGGATGCCCATATGAAGGGAAAATCTCCCCAACCAAAGTAGCTGAG GTGGCTAAGAAGCTATACTCAATGGGCTGCTTTGAGATCTCACTGGGTGACACCATTGGCGTGGGCACCGTGGTTGGCATGAAGGATATGCTGTCTGCTGTCATGAAGGAGGTACCAGTGAGTGCCCTGGCCATCCACTGCCATGACACTTATGGACAAGCCCTCACTAACATCTTAATGGCTCTTcag ATGGGAGTGACTGTGGTGGATTCAGCagtggctgggcttgggggctgCCCATATGCTGAGGGTGCATCGGGAAATGTGGCAACAGAAGACCTTCTGTACATGCTGAATGGACTGGGGATAGAAACA GGGCCTGGTATTTTCCTGcacaaaataaaggaagaaaaagagattaaaaaaaaaaatccaaatcaaaCATCTCCTGATTATGTGGATGCCCTGGAGGCAGCAGAGTTAATAGGCTGGTGA